In Stenotrophomonas sp. 610A2, one DNA window encodes the following:
- a CDS encoding class II fumarate hydratase — translation MSKVSKSGFRTEHDSMGELQVPAEALWGAQTQRAVENFPISGQRMPRAFIRALGLIKGAAAEVNTGLGLLPKGVGKAIQSAATEVAIGAHDSQFPIDVYQTGSGTSSNMNANEVIATLANHGGKAGKTAVHPNDHVNLGQSSNDVIPTAIRVSAQLEVVESLLPALKHLRKTIDKRARTLGKIVKTGRTHLMDAMPLTFAQEFGAWSAQLASAEGRIEDALKRLRRLPLGGTAIGTGINADPRFGGKVARALSLSTGVKFESAANKFEGLAAQDDAVELSGQLNALAVALIKIANDLRWMNSGPLAGLGELELPALQPGSSIMPGKVNPVIPEATVMVAAQVIGHHAAITVAGQTGNFQLNVALPLIAANLLDSIQLLSNVMTLLADKVFVGLVVKQERVREALARNPILVTALNPIIGYEKAAAIAKRAYKEQRPVLEVALEDSGLSEAELKRLLDPAALTLGGIHDH, via the coding sequence ATGAGCAAGGTTTCCAAGAGTGGTTTCCGGACCGAACACGACAGCATGGGCGAACTGCAGGTGCCCGCCGAGGCCCTGTGGGGCGCGCAGACGCAGCGTGCAGTCGAGAATTTCCCGATTTCCGGGCAGCGCATGCCGCGCGCCTTCATCCGGGCGCTGGGCCTGATCAAGGGCGCCGCGGCCGAGGTCAACACCGGGCTGGGGCTGCTGCCCAAGGGCGTTGGCAAGGCGATCCAGTCGGCGGCGACCGAGGTGGCCATCGGCGCGCATGACAGCCAGTTCCCGATCGATGTCTACCAGACCGGCTCCGGCACCTCGTCCAACATGAATGCCAACGAGGTCATCGCCACGCTTGCCAACCATGGCGGCAAGGCCGGCAAGACCGCGGTGCACCCCAACGATCACGTCAACCTGGGGCAGAGCTCCAATGACGTGATCCCGACCGCCATCCGCGTCTCGGCCCAGCTCGAGGTGGTGGAATCGCTGCTGCCGGCGCTGAAGCACCTGCGCAAGACCATCGACAAGCGCGCCCGCACGCTGGGCAAGATCGTCAAGACCGGCCGCACCCATCTGATGGATGCGATGCCGCTGACCTTCGCCCAGGAATTCGGTGCCTGGTCGGCACAGCTGGCCTCGGCCGAAGGACGCATCGAGGATGCCTTGAAGCGCCTGCGCCGTTTGCCGTTGGGCGGTACCGCGATCGGTACCGGCATCAACGCCGATCCGCGCTTTGGCGGCAAGGTGGCACGGGCGCTGTCGCTCAGCACCGGGGTCAAGTTCGAGAGTGCGGCCAACAAGTTTGAAGGGCTGGCTGCGCAGGATGACGCGGTGGAACTGTCAGGCCAGCTCAATGCGCTGGCGGTGGCCTTGATCAAGATCGCCAATGACCTGCGCTGGATGAACTCCGGTCCGCTGGCGGGTCTGGGTGAGCTGGAACTGCCCGCCTTGCAGCCGGGCAGCTCGATCATGCCGGGCAAGGTCAATCCGGTGATTCCGGAGGCAACCGTGATGGTGGCTGCGCAGGTGATTGGCCACCATGCGGCGATCACCGTGGCCGGGCAGACCGGCAACTTCCAGTTGAACGTGGCGCTACCGCTGATCGCGGCCAACCTGCTGGATTCGATCCAGCTGCTGTCCAACGTGATGACGTTGCTGGCCGACAAGGTGTTCGTGGGCCTGGTGGTCAAGCAGGAGCGGGTGCGTGAAGCCTTGGCCCGCAATCCCATCCTGGTGACGGCGCTGAACCCGATCATCGGTTATGAGAAGGCGGCGGCGATTGCCAAGCGTGCCTACAAGGAGCAGCGGCCGGTGCTGGAAGTGGCGCTGGAGGACAGTGGTTTGTCCGAGGCCGAGCTGAAGCGCCTGCTGGACCCGGCGGCATTGACCCTGGGCGGCATCCACGACCATTGA
- the purB gene encoding adenylosuccinate lyase, with protein sequence MTDTSRQEAALLALSPLDGRYAGKVDALRPIFSEYGLIKARVKVEIEWLLALGAEPGITELADFSAAGKAKLRALADGFSVENAARVKEIERTTNHDVKAVEYFIKEQLKDDAELAPALEFVHFACTSEDINNLSYGLMLAEARDKVILPGYSGIAASLRQLAHAQAEQPMLSRTHGQTASPTTLGKELANVVARLERQIRQIGAVELTGKINGAVGNYNAHVVSYPNIDWPAFAERFVTSLGLVFNPYTTQIEPHDNVAEIGDAARRANTILIDLARDIWGYISLGYFKQKLKEGEVGSSTMPHKVNPIDFENAEGNFGIANALFEHFSAKLPISRWQRDLTDSTVLRAVGTAFGHSQVGLESLAKGLGKLTVNPERLDADLDAAWEVLAEAVQTVMRRHGLPNPYEQLKALTRGHGITVDSMREFIETLELPADAKQRLRELTPGGYAGLAAQLAKAI encoded by the coding sequence ATGACGGATACGTCCCGCCAAGAAGCCGCCCTGCTCGCCCTGTCCCCGCTTGATGGCCGTTATGCCGGCAAGGTCGACGCCCTGCGTCCGATCTTCTCCGAGTACGGCCTGATCAAGGCCCGCGTCAAGGTCGAGATCGAATGGCTGCTGGCGCTGGGCGCCGAACCGGGCATCACCGAGCTGGCCGACTTCTCGGCGGCCGGCAAGGCCAAGCTGCGCGCGCTGGCCGATGGCTTCTCGGTCGAGAACGCTGCCCGCGTCAAGGAGATCGAGCGCACCACCAACCACGACGTCAAGGCCGTGGAGTACTTCATCAAGGAGCAGCTCAAGGACGACGCCGAGCTGGCACCGGCACTGGAATTCGTGCATTTCGCCTGCACCAGCGAGGACATCAACAACCTGTCCTACGGCCTGATGCTGGCTGAAGCCCGCGACAAGGTGATCCTGCCCGGTTACAGCGGCATCGCCGCCTCGCTGCGCCAGCTGGCCCACGCCCAGGCCGAACAGCCGATGCTGTCGCGCACCCACGGCCAGACCGCCTCGCCAACCACCCTGGGCAAGGAACTGGCCAACGTCGTCGCCCGCCTGGAACGGCAGATCCGCCAGATCGGCGCGGTCGAGCTGACCGGCAAGATCAACGGCGCCGTCGGCAACTACAACGCCCATGTCGTGTCTTACCCGAACATCGACTGGCCGGCCTTCGCCGAGCGTTTCGTCACCTCCCTGGGCCTGGTATTCAACCCCTACACCACCCAGATCGAGCCGCACGACAACGTCGCCGAGATCGGTGACGCCGCGCGCCGCGCCAACACCATCCTGATCGACCTGGCCCGCGACATCTGGGGCTATATCTCGCTGGGCTACTTCAAGCAGAAGCTCAAGGAAGGCGAAGTCGGCTCCTCGACCATGCCGCACAAGGTCAACCCGATCGACTTCGAGAATGCCGAAGGCAACTTCGGTATCGCGAATGCCCTGTTCGAGCACTTCAGTGCCAAGCTGCCGATCAGCCGCTGGCAGCGCGACCTGACCGACTCCACCGTACTGCGCGCCGTCGGCACCGCCTTCGGCCACAGTCAGGTCGGCCTGGAGTCGCTGGCCAAGGGCCTGGGCAAGCTGACCGTGAACCCGGAGCGCCTGGACGCCGATTTGGACGCCGCCTGGGAAGTGCTGGCCGAGGCCGTGCAGACGGTGATGCGCCGCCACGGCCTGCCGAACCCGTATGAGCAGCTCAAGGCGCTGACCCGCGGTCACGGCATCACCGTCGATTCGATGCGCGAGTTCATCGAGACCCTGGAACTGCCGGCCGATGCCAAGCAGCGCCTGCGCGAGCTGACCCCGGGTGGGTATGCCGGTCTGGCGGCGCAGCTGGCCAAGGCGATCTGA